A portion of the Candidatus Aramenus sp. CH1 genome contains these proteins:
- a CDS encoding CoA pyrophosphatase, whose amino-acid sequence MDCEAAVVLIVDGKKFLVVKRAERPGDPWSGDMALPGGRVKPGESCMETALRECKEEIGFSPEILGFLGYYSPNNVKVKVSAYLGRYKGEKIRINKDEISAYFWVTKEELKEGDSAFIYKGYRIWGMTYRILRDYIQSGNDHFIAQIRRQSSLE is encoded by the coding sequence ATGGATTGCGAAGCCGCGGTAGTGCTGATAGTCGACGGTAAAAAGTTCTTGGTAGTGAAGAGGGCGGAAAGGCCAGGAGATCCTTGGAGCGGGGACATGGCCCTCCCTGGGGGGAGGGTAAAGCCGGGGGAAAGTTGTATGGAGACGGCGTTAAGGGAATGCAAGGAGGAAATAGGGTTTAGTCCCGAAATACTCGGCTTCCTTGGCTATTACTCCCCAAATAACGTGAAAGTGAAGGTATCTGCGTACTTGGGAAGATATAAGGGCGAGAAAATAAGAATAAATAAGGATGAAATCTCAGCCTACTTCTGGGTTACCAAGGAGGAATTAAAAGAGGGGGACTCGGCCTTCATTTACAAGGGATATAGGATATGGGGAATGACCTACAGGATACTAAGAGACTATATTCAGTCCGGCAACGACCATTTCATCGCTCAAATTCGTCGCCAATCATCACTTGAGTAA